CAGATGGGGCCGCTAGGGGTAACCCGGGCATAAGAGGAATATGTAGAGTATTCAGGAGCCATAACGGGAATTGGATTATGGGGTATATGGAGAATATACCACATACAACCAATAGCATGGTTGAACTGAAATCTCTCCTGAAAGGGCTGCAACTAGCTGAGCAAAATGGATGGATCCCTTTGGACATCAATACAGACTCGCCAGAAATAATCCAAATGCTTCTCACAGGTAACTTAACATATGATCCCATGATTTGTGAATGCAGGTTGTTAATGCAAAGGATGGACAAGGTCGTGGTGAGACACACGTACAGGGAGCAGAATAGGGTGGCAGATGTACTAGCAAAAGAGGCAGCAAAGCCAAGCTTTTTGGGAAGATTCAGCTTACTAGTAGTTCCTCCGATGTTTGCAAATGATATATTTTGTGCAGTCATCCTAGGAACCGAAGTTGTTAGAAAATTTTTGGCATGTAATATTGATACAGTATATCAAAACATCGCAGTAATGGGGGAATTACAGTACCCCGGCACTGACAGTACTTTGTAATGTATTTTCTAGTCTtgctgttatatatatatatatatatatatatatatatatatatatatatatatatatatatatatatatatatatatatatatcccctatttaaccaaaaaaataatactaTTCCACTACATTGCTCTCTCTCCATCCCAGGTCATTTGTCCCTTTTTATGTTGTAAATTATGTCATCTTTCTATAAATAATTACTTCTAGTCCAAAATTGATAAATCTGTTGTTTCACTTTTTGACTTTTTATTTGTATAGAATAGGTTCGTGATGGTGTACATAAGCCGGGTTTGTCCAATTTTTATCAAAGtcgaaccaaaccaattatatcggtttagATTGATTTAATTTTGTCGGTTTTTTCAAACTTTTTTaatacatgaatattatttcaatcttactttattaaagttataaataaagttttgataagtgaatatatattaagtaaaaattaaaaatcttgacaaatatataatctattaaaatattcttatgggagaatttttgtagtaacatatgataattattttcttagtcgtctaacaataatttttcgttggtatatgctttcaaggttaaccgaatttaacAATTAAACACAAAATCAGTATGAAACCTAAATAATATtgtgttctatttaattttaaatatcattttcaaattcgaaaaaataTAAGAgtttaatagatcttgacataaGAATATGacagaacaaagagattgacacaTTTTAATTATACTTGATGAGATAGTATGATCCAAatcattatttaaagtaaataacaATAGATGCACTTCataattttattata
The DNA window shown above is from Nicotiana tomentosiformis chromosome 8, ASM39032v3, whole genome shotgun sequence and carries:
- the LOC138897842 gene encoding uncharacterized protein, translated to MENIPHTTNSMVELKSLLKGLQLAEQNGWIPLDINTDSPEIIQMLLTGNLTYDPMICECRLLMQRMDKVVVRHTYREQNRVADVLAKEAAKPSFLGRFSLLVVPPMFANDIFCAVILGTEVVRKFLACNIDTVYQNIAVMGELQYPGTDSTL